The stretch of DNA GTGAAGGGTAAAATGCCCGAAGCCAAAGCTGCTTACCAGCAGGCACTTGAGTTGGCACAGGCGGCCAAACGTCCCGTCGATATTGGCATGGGATACCGGTCGCTGGGTTATTGGTATCAGAATGCGAACGACTACGGTAAAACTTTAGACCTTTATCATCAGGCGTTACGCATATTTCATCGGCACGCGCCAAACCGGGCCGTGCGCGTGTATCTGCGCATTGGGCAAAGCTACCTCTACCTGAAAGACCCCGACAAAGCCCGCAGCTACTTCCAGCGGGGGCTAACCGTTGCCCGGCAACAGCGAGATACCTCCGACGCCGTACACTTCTATGGTAGCTTATCGATAGTTGAAAAAGATCAGAAAAACTATCCCAAAGCCATTCAATACAGTCAAACTGCACTGAAGCTATATCAGCAACAAAAAAACAAGTTAGAATACAATGTAACGTTATTGAATCAGGCACTGCTCTATAAAGATATGGGGCAGTATAAAACCGCTGAAGCACAACTAAAGGAGGTTGCTGCCTATTCCCGTCAGGCCAACGATAAGGAGATGCTGGCCTACGTCGACATCAACCTGCCCAACGTGCTGCTGCCGCTCAATCGGCTCGATGAGGCCGAAGCAGCCAGTAGGCGGGCATTGGCCTGGATCAATCGCACGGGGGTGAATCAGTTTTCCATGCACGAAGAAGTGTATGGCCACCTGAGCCGCATAGCCGAACGCCGGGGCAACTATCAGCAGGCACTGGCCTTCTATAAACTACAGATGGCGGCTCACGACAGCGTATTTAATTCCGCTAAAAATCAACAGATTGCCGAATTAGACGCCCGCTACCAAACCCGCGAACAGGAAGCCCGCATCCAGCTTCTGAACGAAAGCAATGCCCTGAAAGACCGGCAGATTTGGGCAGGCGTTGGGGAATGCTGTTGCTGACGCTGCTGCTGGGCGGACTGTTCTGGCAATTCCAGTCTATACGGCGTAAACGGTCTGAAATTGAGCGGCAGGCCGATCAGCTAAAAACGCTGATGCGCGAGTTGCACCACCGGGTCAAAAACAACCTCGCGATTGTGTCGAGCCTGTTGCGGCTACAGGTTCGGCATTTAGACGATGAAAAAGCGATTGAAGCCGTGCGGGTAAGCCAGCAGCGAGTACACGCTATGTCGCTCATTCATCAGCGACTCTACCAGACCGACGCCGTTTCGTCGGTGAATATGCGCGAGTTCCTGACCGATCTGGCCCAGAACCTGATGCAGGCGTATGGCTTTGAAGCCAATCGGTTCGATTTGCAGATTGCTATCGACCAGCCCGACGTTGACGTCGATGTGGCGATACCGATGGGGTTGATTGCCAATGAGTTGATTACGAACGCATTCAAATATGCCTACACCGACGTGGAGCGGCCCCGGCTGCATATTGGCCTGCACAATCATAACGGTCTGACCCTCGAAGTGCAGGACAATGGCCCCGGCTTAGCCGATACCGACTGGCAACCGCAGGTCAATCGGCAGGCGTCGTTTGGGCAGCGATTGGTTGCTACCCTCAGCCAGCAGTTAGACGCTACCATTGAACTCGTTCGGCAGAACGGCACCCTGTTTCGGCTTCATATCCCGTCGAATCGACTGCAACCGGTGGAGTGATGTGCGTACAATACGGCAACGATAACGATCAAAACAGATTCACCATACGCGACAGCCACGCCGAAATCAGCAGCGAAATAGCTACAAAACCCAGCCCGTAATATAGCCCAAAGCTTTCGGCAATGAAACCAACGATGGGTGGCCCGGCCAGAAAACCGACAAAGCTAAACGTGGCGAAGGTTGCCAGCCCGGCAGCGGGCGGAATGCCCGGCACCCGCAACGCAGCCGCGTACAGAATGGGCGCACCCAATGAGCAGCCTGCACCCAGCACCGCAAAGCCCAACAGGGCCATAGCTGGATAGGGGAGGGCAATGGCAATAAGCAGACCCGCAGCGGCCAGTGTACCGCCAATTTGCAGCCAGCGTTTGGCCCCAATTTTCGGGATAATAGCGTCGCCCAGAAACCGGAAACTGGTCATGGTCAGCGAGAAACTGGCGAATCCCAGCGCGGCAATCTGACTGCTGGCTCCCAGCGTTTCGCGTAAATAAACCGCACTCCAGTCGAAAGCCGCGCCTTCGCCCATTGCCAGAGCGAGACCAATCAGAATCATCAGCAGCAGGTCGCGGTTGGGCCGCACAAACGACGACCCGGCTTTTTCGCCCGATTCCGTGCGGCTGCTCGACGGCACCTGCGCCAGGGTAGGCTGTAGCAAAAACGAGCCAATCAGCACCAGGGCGGCCATTGCCATCACGTGTACGGGCGGGGCTACGTGCAACGCAATTACAGCCCCGGCAATGCCCGACCCAAACAACCCGCCCAAACTCCACATGCCATGACACGACGACATAATCACGATGCCTTCGGCCCGTTCGAGGTTGGTGGCACTGGTGTTCATGGCTACGTTGATGAGCGCACCATTCAGGCCCATCAGAAACAGACCGAGGGCCAAAATTGCCGGATTAGGCGCGTTGAGCGGGATGCATACGGCCAATGCCAGCCCAATAGCCGACCACAAACACGCCCGTGCTTCGCCTAATTTGCCGATGATCCAGCCCGTTATGGGGTTCATGACCAACAGCCCGGCAGGCAGCGCGAAGAGCGTCAGGCCCAGTTCGGCATCGGACAGTTGCAGCTTTTGTTTGACGTAAGGGATGTGCGACACCCAGCTACCGAACAGGATACTGTCGGAAGCAAAGACTAATCCAATGGCTAACGCCCGCCGGTTCAGGAAGAATGTCAGCAGGTTCCGCACAAACAGGTTTCGGTGCGGCTTTTCGACAGAAATAGTTGAGTTCATAGGTACAAAATTACAGCAGGTTGCCACGCGGTTTCTTGCGTGAATTAGCCAGTTTTAATGCTGTATTGATTAAATTTGGTTGTTATTGTCTGTTGAATTATCAATAAGGCGTTATTTTGGTAAAGCGGGTGGAAACCCGCATTACAGGAATGGAATGAAACTACAATTCGAGAAAATAGAACCCGAAGCGGGGAGTTCGTTTCGCGTGATTCACCTGACCGAAGCCGAAACGTGCCGCGTGTTCTGGCATTATCACCCCGAATACGAGATTGTGTACATTCCGCACGGCAACGGTCAACGGCGCGTTGGCACCAACGTGTCGCGGTACGAAACCGGCGAACTGGTGTTTATCGGGCCGAACCTGCCGCATCTGAATTTCAGCTACGGTAAAGCCGGGCAGTACGACGAGATTATTGTGCAGATGCGCGACGATTTTCTGGGCGATTCGTTTCTGCAAAAACCTGAGCTGAGCCACGTTCGGCGGTTGTTCGAGCGGGCGCACCGGGGGCTGGCGTTCGGCGACGAAACCAAACAGCGCGTTGGCCCGCTGCTCAACGAATTGCCCGCGCAACCCCCGTTCGAGCGAATGCTGACGCTGCTGCGTGTGTTGCAGCAATTGGCCGATGCCGCAGACATGCAGCCGCTCCATGCCAACGGCGTTCGGTTCGATCTGAACCCAAAAGAGCAGGAACGGATTAGCCGCGTTTGTCAGTATGTTGAACAGCACTACGCCCAGCCTATCGACGTTCGCGCCGTGGCCGACCTCGTTAGCCTGACCGTACCGGCTTTTTGCCGCTATTTTAAACGCATGACGAACCTGACATTTACCGATTTCGTAAACGAGTACCGTGTCAATCAGGCCCGCAGGCTCCTGCATTCGTCGCGCACCGTGGCCGACGTGGGCTATGCCGTGGGGTTCAACAACCTATCGCACTTCAACAAAACGTTCCGGGCCATAACCGGTCAAACGCCAAGCGATTATCGAAAAGAATTAGTGGTGTAGCTGAATACTTCGCTGGTGCATAGGCTACCTGACCTGCTTCCACGCTTTCTGTAACACATCTCCCGCCGTGCGGTCCTGCGGGCTGTACTGGTCGCGTTCGCGGTGGCGCAGGTCATCGTCCATGAACCACTTCCAGGCAAAACCGCCCGCAAACCACGGCTGCGGCCACACGGCTTCGAGCAACGCTGCGTAGGCGTTGGCCTGAGCGGTTAGGTTGGCCGTGCATTCGGTGTCGGATTCCCACGGGCGACGGGCCGTGTGGTCGCAGGCACGGTAGCCAAATTCGGTGAACAGGATGGGTTTCTGGTGTCGGCTGCTGGTTTTTTTTAAGGCGTTCAGGTGTGGTTTCCAGCCCCGCACAAGGTCGGCGGGGCCCGGTTCGCGGTCGTCGGAAAGGGGGAAATAAGCATCGACGCCAATGTAATCCAGTTCGCTCCAGAACGGGATGCGTTCGTAGCGGTCCCAGTTGGCTGCGTAGGTCAGCTTGCCTTTGTAAACGCTTTTCACCTGTCCAATGAGTCGTTGCCAGAAGGCAGGCCGGGCAATGGCGAAGCGGTCGAGTTCGGTGGTGATGCAATACAAATCGACGTTGAGCGAGTCGGCCATGTGGGCGAAAAACAGTACGTATTGCGCGTAGTCGTGTTCAAAACTTTGCCAGTCGGCTTCGGTCGAAAATTCGAGATCGAGGTGCGAACCACCCATCATCCATACGTGCGGTTTGAGCATCGTTTTCAGCCCCTGCCGACGCGCCATCCGAACCGTTTCGGCCACACCCGCCGGAGTTTCGCCCCACCACTGCCCCCAGTTTCGACGCTCTTTGGGGCGGTTTTCGCTGAAATAAAAATGCGGGTCGCCTTTTCGGTTGAAGCCGTATGGCACAATGGCGACCCACTCGCCCCCAATGGCCCGCACGGGGGCCAATGCCATCGAATCGGGCTGGCGGGGCGGAGCCACCAAATTCACGCCTTTGTGCTTCGGGCCGTTGTATTGAAACGGCGGGGCAGTCTGGCAACCGAGCAGCGTAACGAAAACTAAAAGCAGGTGAAGGGGCATAGTAGAAGTTGGCAAGTCGGTAATTTACGATAGTAAACCGCTGCTTACTATGAAACGTGTTTTTTTAGGTTTATTTACTTTGCTGCTGGGTGTAGCACTCACCCCACCCGAACGATTGCCCCGCTTCCAACGCTATTTTGTAGCTGCCGAAAGCTACGAGTCGGTGGGCGTATTCGATGTCGATAACAACGATACACTTGATTTGGTATCGGGCGATTTCTGGTACGAAGGGCCAGCGTTTCGGCGTCGGCACCTGATTGGCAATTTACCCCGGCAGAACGAATATTACGACGATTTTTCGACTATTCCGATGGACGTCAATGCCGACGGGCGCATGGATTTCGTTACGGGCGGCTGGTTCGACGGCACACTGCGCTGGCTCGAAAACCCCGGTAAAAAAAATAGCCGCTGGCCCACGCACCCCATTGCAAAAGTAGGTAACATTGAAACTACCCGCGCCTGGGACGTTGATGGCGATGGTACGCCCGAAATTGTGCCGAATAACCCCGGCCATCCGCTCAAATACCTCAAAATGACTGGCCCTGCCCAGTTTACGATTGTGCAAATTGCTCCTACCCAGGGCCACGGACTGGGTTTTGGTGACGTTAATGCCGACGGGCGGGGCGACTTCATTCTAAGCGACGGCTGGCTCGAGGCCCCCGCCGACCGTGCATCGGGTCCGTGGACGCTGCACAACGAATTTTCACTCGGTTCGGCCAGCATACCCGTTCTTGTCATTGACGTGAATGGCGACAAGCTCAACGACCTGATTGTAGGGCAGGGGCATGGCTACGGTCTGCACTGGTACGAACAAACCCGCACCGCCACTGGTCAGCGCGGCTGGACGAAGCACCTGATCGATGACAAAAATTCCCAATATCACTGCCTTGAGTGGGTAGACCTCACCGGCGACGGGCGGCCCGAGTTGCTGACAGGCAAACGCTACCGCGCTCACAATGACAACGACCCCGGTTCCAACGACCCGGTAGGGTTGTACTATTTCACGTGGGACGTGGCCCGGAAGCAATTTGCCAAACACGACATTGCTTATGGCCCGGCGGGTGTAGGCAAAGGCACTGGCATCTACTTTGCCGTAGCTGACCTCCGTAAAACAGGCCGGAAAGACATAATTGTGGCTGGTAAAGACGGGTTGGCCGTTTTTTTCAACGAGCGGTAATCGAAACAAATTTCGTCAGGATAACGAAAAAGCGAATGCCACTACTCGAAAGTAATGGCATTCGCTTTTTCGTTATCCTGACGGCACAGCCGGTTACGCCGTGAGCGACCAGCCTTCGCGGTATTGGCGCGAAACAAACTGGTTGGCGTCCTCGAAGTTGGTGATCTTCATGCTTTTGCCATCCCACAGCAGCTTTTTGCGACCCGGATAATCGAAGCCCCGACCGTCGGCGCGGGCCGTGCGGAGGTTGTAGCTGCGAATGGCGAGGTTGCCCATCAGTACGGTTTCGGTGAGCGGACCCGAGAAGTCGAACGAGGAGGTCAACCCTTTGTGTTCTTTGCTGTTGAAACCCGCTTTGCAGGCATCGGCCCACAGCACCTGATGGCCCCACTCGGGTAGCTTCAGGTTCAGGTTGTTACGGTCTTCTTTAGGCACTTCGTACTTTTCTCCGCTCTTGGTATAAATTTTGGGATTCATACCATACAGGCCGCAGGTCAGCAACCCTTTATCGCCAATCATGAACATACCGTTGCTGCCACCGTCGTCGCTGAGCGGTTCGCTATCGGGCAGGAAGGCAGGCCGGAAGGGCTTGATACCGCCATCAGACCAGGTCATCGTAATGGGCGACTTGTTGGTTTTTGTCGGCTCGAACTGCATCATTACCTGCGATGAAGGCGGGCATCCTTCCGGGATATACTCCGGCGTCCAGTCTTTCATGAATACGGCACCTACGCTGCATTCGACCGAGGTTGGGTAGCTGATACCCAGCGTGCGGAACGGAACGTCCATGATGTGACAACCGATGTCGCCGAGCGCACCGGCCCCGAAGTTCCACCAGCCGCGCCATTTAAAGGGGTGATAACCAGGCGAGTAGCCAACCTTTTGCGCCGGGCCAATCCACAAATCCCAATCTACGTCGTCGGGGGGCGTAGTGGTTTGCGGCACCGGAATGCCCTGCGGCCACACCGGGCGGTTGGTCCAGAAATTGATGGTATGCACGTTGCCCAGCAATCCTTTTTTCACCCATTCGACCATCTGCTGCTGGGCCGGGTTCGACGCTCCCTGATTGCCCATCTGCGTCACGACCTTGTATTTGCGGGCTGCTTCGGTCAGCATCCGGGCTTCGTAGATATTGTGCGTCATTGGTTTCTGCACATACACGTGTTTGCCGAGTTGCATGGCCGCCATGGCTACCACAGCGTGCGTATGGTCGGCGGTCGAAACCGTCACGGCGTCGATGGTTTTGCCTTCTTTATCGAGCATCTCGCGGAAGTTTTTGTACCGCTTGGCGTTGGGATGCTTGTTGAAGTTGGCCTTAACCTGATCGCGACTCCAGTCGATGTCGCACAGGGCCACAATGTTGTTGGCACCGTTGTTAAAGGCGTTATTGGTATCCGAGAACCCTTTACCGGCAACGCCCACGCCCGCAATATTGAGCTTATCGCTGGGAGCAATAAAGCCTTTGCCGCCGAGTACGTGGCGCGGCACAATCATAAAACCGGCAGCCGCCAGCGCACCAGTCTGCAAAAACTGTCGGCGGGTGGTTTCGGTACTGGTCAATTTATCAGGTTGGTTCATAGACGTGATCGGATCGTTTTTGGTAAACAAAAGGGCATATCGGTCAATTTTTACCCGGAACCGCTACTTTTTTTAGCCAGCCTTATGCGTCTATCTTTGCCTTCTCTTCGCGTGTTCATGAAAAAACTCGTTTACCTGCTTTGGCTGGCGGCTCCGGCCTGGGCACAGTCGCCGTCAACCACGATACCGGCGTTGATCCCGGCCCCGCAAACGCTCGAACCTCGCTCCGGTTCATTCGCCATTACCAACCAGACCCGGTTGCATATACTGACCCCCGTTGCCTCGATACGCCGGATGGTGCGGGCCAACCTGCCCGGCCTGAAACTGACCGATCAGCCCCGACCCCTAAAAGCCATAACGGTGCGGCTGGCCCCGGTGCCGGGCGTTGGTGCGGAAGGCTACGACCTGACGGTTGGTGCCGACGGTATTCTGCTGACGGCCCCGCAGGAAGCCGGGTTGTTCTATGGGCTGCAAACCTTGCGGCAGTTGTTGCCCGTAACAACGCGGTCAGGCTCGCGGCTGGATCGTATTCCCGCGCTGCACATCCGCGATCAGCCCCGGTTTGGGTGGCGTGGGCTGATGCTCGACGTGAGCCGCCATTTCTTCGACAAAGCGTTTGTAAAGCGATTCATCGATCAGATGGCGCAGTACAAATACAACGTTTTCCACTGGCACCTGACCGACGATCAGGGGTGGCGCATCGAGATCAAAAGTCTGCCCCGGCTTACGCAGGTGGGCGCATTCCGGGTGCCGCGCACGGGCCGCTGGAATGACATCGAAAACCCGATGCCGGGCGAAAATCCGTCGTATGGCGGCTTCTACACCCAAAACGACATCCGCGAAATTGTGCAGTACGCTGCCGAACGCCAGATCACCATCGTACCTGAAATCGACATGCCGGGGCATAGCATGGCCGCTATCGTGGCGTATCCGAATCTGGCCTGTGACGGTAAACAGAAGGTGGTGCCGACGAATGGTAAATTCTATAAGTTGGAAGACAACACCCTGAACCCATGCAGCGACAGCACGTATGCCTTTGTCGATAAAGTGCTGACCGAAGTGGCTGCTCTGTTTCCCGGTCCGTATATCCATGTCGGGGGCGACGAAGCTTACAAGGGTTTCTGGACGACCTGCGAGCTGTGTAAACCTGTGATGGCGACCAACGGGCTGAAAACGATGGAAGAGTTACAGAGCTATTTTATCCGGCGCGTGGAACGAATCGTGCGGTCGAAAGGCAAAAAGCTCATCGGCTGGGATGAAATCCTGGAGGGGGACGGTCCGACGATTCGGCTGGCTCCGGGTGCTACGGTGATGAGCTGGCGTGGGATGCGGGGCGGTATCGAAGCCGCCCGGCAGGGTCGCCCGGTCATTATGACGCCTTTTCAGCACTGCTACTTAGACCTCTATCAGGGCGAACCGTCGGTCGAGCCGAGTACCTACAGCATGTGCCGGCTGAGTGATTCGTACCGGTTTGAACCTGTCCCTGATAGCGTTCGGGCCGAGTTGATTCTGGGAGGGCAGGGTAATCTCTGGACCGAGTCGGTGCCAACGCCCCGGCACGCCGAATATATGGTGTGGCCGCGTGCGTTTGCGCTGGCCGAGGTGCTGTGGTCGCCTAAAGAACGGCGCAACTGGCCGGAGTTTATGAACCGGGTAGAAGCACATTTCCGGCGGTTCGATGCGCTCGGTATCAACTACGCCCGCAGTGTGTATAACCCGATTATCACGGTTAAGCGACCACCATTGGGTTTCGTCGAGGTCTTTCTGAACCACGAACTGCCCGACGTGCTGCTGTACTACACCACTGATAGCACACAACCCGACGACCGCTCGCTCCTGTATGCCAACCTGATTCTGATGCCCAAAGGAGCCAGTCGGCTGAAGGTGATGGCCTACCGTTACGGCAAACCCATCGGCATGCTTATCGACCTGCCAATTGAGGAGCTTGCCAGACGGATTCGGTGAAGGTCATAAAAAATCGTTCCCGCTTACGGAACACAGCGGGAACGGGTTGAAATCCGAAATGCTGTTACTTCGGTTTGGCGAAGATGGTGTTATCGACCGGGCTGTTGATCGTCAGCTTCGTAATTTTAGCCGTAATTGGGGCGGGAACCTGTGGGTTGCTGACCTCAAACGTATGTGGCACGCTCAACCCATCCACTACTTTGTAATCCGAAAACGTTGCGCTGGTTTCACCCTGCGGGCTGCTGCCTTTCAGACCTAAAAGCTGGTAATCGTCGGCGGCAATAAAATAATTGTAAACACCTTCGGGCCGGGTCACTTTCAGGTTGTAGGCATCTTTTTCTTTGAATTTCTCTTTACCAACCAGTTCGTAGGGGAGCTTATCGGCTTTCAGGTAGGCCAGATGAAACATCTGTGGTTCGGTAGCGGTTTTGCCGGCTTTCAGGGCTTCGGCAGGCAGGTCTTGTGCTGTATTGCCGCCCGCCATCGGGTTAATCATCCAGCCTTTGTCGCCATCGAACACGTTCGTAATCTGCTGACCCATCACCGACACGTCGCTGCGGAGCGACTGGCCTACGACGTACACGTTTTTGGCGGTCATCTCCATGCCCATCACCGCCATCGACTGGTCCATTTCGAGCGTTTTTACAGCCGCAATTTTGTCGGCTCCGCCAATGGCAGCAACGTGCTTATCAATCACTTCGTCGGCGGTTTGGGCGAACGAAAAAGTTGGAATCGCTACCAGAGCGACAAGCGTAATCAGTTGTTTTTTCATGAAAAAAGTTGTCGAATACAGCCTTAAAGATACCGCTTTTTTCAACTTTGCCCAAGCTGCCTGGCAGGCCCAATAATCCTGCCGACAACAGTAGGATTATTGGGCCCGGCGGGTCATGACCTGAAAAACATCAACAGCTTCGACCAACGTGCGTTTGATAGAGTAGTGGATTAATAGAAATCTGCCTTGGTGCTATGATGAGAAGCCGGTGCGTTTTATCTTCAACCGATAAAACCTAAATCCGTTAACCCCCGATGCTGAACACAACGCGCGTTAAGCTCTCGATCATGATGTTTCTCCAGTTCTTTGTCTGGGGAGCCTGGTACGGGCAGATGAGTAAATATTTATTAACCCAACTCAACGCTACCGGCGATCAGGTGGGCAACGCTTACGCGGCTTTTTCGCTGGCGATGCTTGTTGCACCCTTCTTTGTCGGTATGATTGCCGACCGCTATTTTGCCGCCCAGAAAATGCTTGGCATCCTGAATCTGCTGGGCGCGGGCGTGTTGTACCTGATTACCCAAAACACTGACCCCGACCGCTTTTTCTACCTGATTCTGGCCTACTGCATCACCTTCGCACCGACGCTGGCCCTCACGTCGTCGATTGCCATGCAGCAGATGAGCAGCCCCGAAAAAGAATTTCCGGGTATTCGGGTACTGGGTACGGTAGCCTGGATTGTAGTTACGAACATCGTGGGTTTCTACGGCTTCGGCGATCAGGTCACGATTTTTCAACTGTCGATGTACTCGGCTGTCGCGCTGGGCGTGTTCTCGTTTTTCCTGCCCGATACCCCGCCCAAAGCTGATAAATCGACCTCGGTAGCGCAGATTCTGGGGCTTGATGCGTTCCGGCTCTTCCGCGACCGCTCGTTTGCCATTTTCTTTCTGTCGTCGGTGCTGATTTGTATTCCGCTGTCGTTCTACTACGCTATGGCAAATCCGTCGCTCACCGATGGCGGGATGCAGAACGTAGAGAACAAAATGTCGCTCGGTCAGGCATCGGAAGTGATTTTTATGCTGCTGATTCCGTTGGCTTATACCCGCTTGGGCGTTAAAAAAATGCTGATTGTGGGGCTGGTAGCCTGGATTGTACGATTTATTTGCTTCGGGTACGGCGACGCATCGAGCGAGTGGCTGCTGTATATCGCCATTCTGCTGCACGGCGTTTGTTATGATTTCTTCTTCGTAACGGGGCAGATTTATACCGACAACAAAGCGGGCGAAAAAATCAAATCGTCGGCGCAGGGGCTGATTACGCTGGCTACTTACGGCATTGGCATGGGCATCGGCTCGAAATTATCGGGCATCGTACTCGATATGTACACCCGCCCCGACGGCACCAAAGACTGGCTCTCGGTCTGGCTCGTGCCTGCCGGTATCGCAGCCGCCGTGCTGGTGGTATTCGTGTTGCTCTTTTCCGACAAACAACGTGTTCGCGCTACCAAAGACGAATCTGATTTAGTGAAAAGTTAAAAGTGAAGAGTGAAAAGTGGGTAACGGATATAGTGTGGGAAACGCTACTCACTTTTCATTGGTAACTTTTCATTTTTCACTTTTACCTATGCAACTCATTTCTTACAACATCAACGGCATTCGGGCAGCCATGCGCAACGGCCTGATTGACTGGCTTGCCCAACACGATTTCGATATTCTTTGCTTTCAGGAAGTAAAAGCCACTGCCGATGTTGTTGATCTGGCCCTGTTCGAGCAGCTTGGCTATCAGTACCACTGGCACGCTGCCGAGAAGAAAGGCTATTCGGGTGTGGCAACGTTTTCTAAAATCCCGCCGACGAATGTGGTGGTTGGCTGCGGCTTACCTGTCTACGATTGTGAGGGCCGGATTTTACGTACTGATTTCGAGGATATTACGCTCTTGAACTGCTATTTTCCGTCGGGTACGTCGGGCGAGACCCGGCAGAGCGTAAAGATGGAATTTCTGCGCGATTTTTTCGACTACGTGCAAAACCTGCGCCGGGAACGGCCCAATCTGATTGTGGTGGGCGATTATAACATTGCCCATACCGAGCGTGACATCCACGACCCGGTGCGGAACAAAAATACGACCGGCTTCCTGCCCGAAGAACGCGCCTGGATGGACGACTGGTTCGGCAACGGCATGGTCGATGCGTTCCGGTACGCCAATCCCGACAAAGTGGCCTATAGCTGGTGGAGTTACCGCGCTGGTGCCCGCGCCAACAACAAAGGGTGGCGCATCGACTACGCATCGGTCAGCGAACCGCTCCGCCCCCGTATCCGCGACTGTCAACTGCTGCCCGATGCCGTCCACGCCGACCATTGCCCGGTGCAACTATCGTTGAACCAAGATTAGCCAGAGTTGTCAGGATTAAACAGGATTTATGCGCTGTGCTTATTTTTGTAGAATCAAATAAGCGCAGCCCAGCATTAAATCTTGCGGTAATCCTGATAATCATGGCTAATCCTGGTTCAGATTATTTCCTCGTTTACAAACCCTACCTCACTCTCTCGCAGTTTTCGCGTGAGGGGAATAAGCCGACGCTGGCTGATTTGCCATTTGTGTTTCCGCCCGATGTATATCCGGTTGGTCGGCTCGATGCCGACAGCGAGGGGCTGTTGCTCTTGACCAACGATAAGCAACTGAACCACAGACTATTGAATCCTAAATTTCGGCATAACCGAACCTACTACGTACAGGTCGATGGGGCGTTGACCGACGAAGCATGTCGGCAACTTTCCGAAGGCGTCACCATTTCGGTCGATGGCAAGCCGTATCAGACGCTACCCGCAACGGCCCGCACCATAGCCGCACCCGATCTGCCCGAACGAAACCCGCCCATTCGGTATCGGGCCAACATTCCAACATCGTGGCTATCCATTAGCCTGCACGAAGGCAAAAACCGGCAGGTACGCCGAATGACAGCCGCCGTTGGTTTCCCGACGCTACGGCTCGTGCGCTGGTCCATCGAGAACCTTACCGCCGAAGGTATGCAGCCCGGCGACGTGCGCCAACTGAGCCGTGCCGAGGTGATGCGGGGGTTGACATTAGCGTAGATGTTCAGGCTACAGAATCCCT from Spirosoma montaniterrae encodes:
- a CDS encoding DUF4292 domain-containing protein, whose translation is MKKQLITLVALVAIPTFSFAQTADEVIDKHVAAIGGADKIAAVKTLEMDQSMAVMGMEMTAKNVYVVGQSLRSDVSVMGQQITNVFDGDKGWMINPMAGGNTAQDLPAEALKAGKTATEPQMFHLAYLKADKLPYELVGKEKFKEKDAYNLKVTRPEGVYNYFIAADDYQLLGLKGSSPQGETSATFSDYKVVDGLSVPHTFEVSNPQVPAPITAKITKLTINSPVDNTIFAKPK
- a CDS encoding beta-N-acetylhexosaminidase, with protein sequence MKKLVYLLWLAAPAWAQSPSTTIPALIPAPQTLEPRSGSFAITNQTRLHILTPVASIRRMVRANLPGLKLTDQPRPLKAITVRLAPVPGVGAEGYDLTVGADGILLTAPQEAGLFYGLQTLRQLLPVTTRSGSRLDRIPALHIRDQPRFGWRGLMLDVSRHFFDKAFVKRFIDQMAQYKYNVFHWHLTDDQGWRIEIKSLPRLTQVGAFRVPRTGRWNDIENPMPGENPSYGGFYTQNDIREIVQYAAERQITIVPEIDMPGHSMAAIVAYPNLACDGKQKVVPTNGKFYKLEDNTLNPCSDSTYAFVDKVLTEVAALFPGPYIHVGGDEAYKGFWTTCELCKPVMATNGLKTMEELQSYFIRRVERIVRSKGKKLIGWDEILEGDGPTIRLAPGATVMSWRGMRGGIEAARQGRPVIMTPFQHCYLDLYQGEPSVEPSTYSMCRLSDSYRFEPVPDSVRAELILGGQGNLWTESVPTPRHAEYMVWPRAFALAEVLWSPKERRNWPEFMNRVEAHFRRFDALGINYARSVYNPIITVKRPPLGFVEVFLNHELPDVLLYYTTDSTQPDDRSLLYANLILMPKGASRLKVMAYRYGKPIGMLIDLPIEELARRIR
- a CDS encoding pseudouridine synthase — its product is MANPGSDYFLVYKPYLTLSQFSREGNKPTLADLPFVFPPDVYPVGRLDADSEGLLLLTNDKQLNHRLLNPKFRHNRTYYVQVDGALTDEACRQLSEGVTISVDGKPYQTLPATARTIAAPDLPERNPPIRYRANIPTSWLSISLHEGKNRQVRRMTAAVGFPTLRLVRWSIENLTAEGMQPGDVRQLSRAEVMRGLTLA
- a CDS encoding Gfo/Idh/MocA family protein; this encodes MNQPDKLTSTETTRRQFLQTGALAAAGFMIVPRHVLGGKGFIAPSDKLNIAGVGVAGKGFSDTNNAFNNGANNIVALCDIDWSRDQVKANFNKHPNAKRYKNFREMLDKEGKTIDAVTVSTADHTHAVVAMAAMQLGKHVYVQKPMTHNIYEARMLTEAARKYKVVTQMGNQGASNPAQQQMVEWVKKGLLGNVHTINFWTNRPVWPQGIPVPQTTTPPDDVDWDLWIGPAQKVGYSPGYHPFKWRGWWNFGAGALGDIGCHIMDVPFRTLGISYPTSVECSVGAVFMKDWTPEYIPEGCPPSSQVMMQFEPTKTNKSPITMTWSDGGIKPFRPAFLPDSEPLSDDGGSNGMFMIGDKGLLTCGLYGMNPKIYTKSGEKYEVPKEDRNNLNLKLPEWGHQVLWADACKAGFNSKEHKGLTSSFDFSGPLTETVLMGNLAIRSYNLRTARADGRGFDYPGRKKLLWDGKSMKITNFEDANQFVSRQYREGWSLTA
- a CDS encoding exodeoxyribonuclease III codes for the protein MQLISYNINGIRAAMRNGLIDWLAQHDFDILCFQEVKATADVVDLALFEQLGYQYHWHAAEKKGYSGVATFSKIPPTNVVVGCGLPVYDCEGRILRTDFEDITLLNCYFPSGTSGETRQSVKMEFLRDFFDYVQNLRRERPNLIVVGDYNIAHTERDIHDPVRNKNTTGFLPEERAWMDDWFGNGMVDAFRYANPDKVAYSWWSYRAGARANNKGWRIDYASVSEPLRPRIRDCQLLPDAVHADHCPVQLSLNQD
- a CDS encoding nucleoside permease, which translates into the protein MLNTTRVKLSIMMFLQFFVWGAWYGQMSKYLLTQLNATGDQVGNAYAAFSLAMLVAPFFVGMIADRYFAAQKMLGILNLLGAGVLYLITQNTDPDRFFYLILAYCITFAPTLALTSSIAMQQMSSPEKEFPGIRVLGTVAWIVVTNIVGFYGFGDQVTIFQLSMYSAVALGVFSFFLPDTPPKADKSTSVAQILGLDAFRLFRDRSFAIFFLSSVLICIPLSFYYAMANPSLTDGGMQNVENKMSLGQASEVIFMLLIPLAYTRLGVKKMLIVGLVAWIVRFICFGYGDASSEWLLYIAILLHGVCYDFFFVTGQIYTDNKAGEKIKSSAQGLITLATYGIGMGIGSKLSGIVLDMYTRPDGTKDWLSVWLVPAGIAAAVLVVFVLLFSDKQRVRATKDESDLVKS